The Emcibacter nanhaiensis genome has a window encoding:
- the gyrB gene encoding DNA topoisomerase (ATP-hydrolyzing) subunit B produces MSDETEFKDASQGAEEYGAESIKVLKGLDAVRKRPGMYIGDTEDGSGLHHMVFEVSDNAIDESLAGYCDKVLVTLNANGSVSVRDNGRGIPVDIHEEEGVSAAQVIMTQLHAGGKFDQNSYKVSGGLHGVGVSVVNALSDYLELRIWRNGKEHFMRFERGEPIDDLVVIGDAASSETGTEVTFLPAVETFKNIEFDFNRLEHRFRELAFLNSGVRVVIRDHRHAEPVEVELYYEGGITEFVKYLDRSKNGLIEAPITIGGEKDGITFECALQWNDSYHENVLCFTNNIPQRDGGTHLAGFRAALTRTINSYANETGIAKKEKVNLSGDDAREGLTCVLSVKVPDPKFSSQTKDKLVSSEVRPVVESLLNEKLGQWFEEHPADARNIIGKIVEAAAAREAARKARELTRRKGALDISSLPGKLADCQERDPAKAELFLVEGDSAGGSAKQGRDRSNQAILPLKGKILNVERARFDRMLASAEIGTLITALGTGIGRDDFNLEKLRYHKIIIMTDADVDGAHIRTLLLTFFYRQMPELLENGYLYIAQPPLYKVSRGKSEVYLKDDPALEEYLISQSLEDMTLILEGGEQIAGNDLVDLVENIRQSCRALDRVPQKYNRELVEELAIVGGLNGQALGDDKLAKEAIAKVVARMNGKASEGEDNWQGRLDEEEGGIVFTNEIRGIKDVYRLDRAFIESVEARRLDETTRARRDVFAAPSTITRKDDRHAITLPSDLLGVILSYGRKGLSIQRYKGLGEMNPDQLWETTLDPEARTLLQVKVDHGDTADEIFTKLMGDVVEPRREFIQDNALNVANLDV; encoded by the coding sequence ATGTCGGATGAAACGGAATTCAAGGATGCGAGTCAGGGCGCCGAGGAGTATGGCGCGGAATCCATCAAGGTTCTGAAAGGTCTGGATGCGGTCCGCAAGCGGCCGGGCATGTATATCGGTGACACGGAAGACGGCTCCGGCCTGCACCATATGGTGTTCGAGGTGTCTGACAACGCCATCGACGAATCCCTGGCCGGTTACTGTGACAAGGTGCTGGTGACCCTGAATGCCAACGGCTCCGTTTCCGTACGCGACAACGGCCGCGGCATTCCGGTCGACATTCACGAAGAAGAAGGGGTGTCCGCCGCCCAGGTGATCATGACCCAGCTTCATGCCGGCGGCAAGTTCGACCAGAACAGCTACAAGGTGTCGGGCGGCCTGCACGGCGTGGGGGTGTCCGTGGTGAATGCCCTGTCCGACTATCTGGAGCTTCGCATCTGGCGTAACGGCAAGGAACATTTTATGCGTTTCGAACGGGGCGAGCCGATTGACGACTTGGTTGTGATCGGCGATGCGGCCAGCAGTGAAACCGGCACCGAGGTGACGTTCCTGCCGGCGGTGGAAACTTTCAAGAATATCGAGTTCGATTTTAATCGCCTCGAGCATCGGTTCCGGGAACTGGCATTCCTCAACAGCGGGGTGCGGGTTGTAATCCGGGATCACCGTCATGCGGAGCCGGTCGAGGTGGAACTTTATTACGAGGGCGGAATTACTGAATTTGTCAAATATCTCGATCGCTCCAAGAATGGCCTGATTGAGGCGCCGATTACAATCGGCGGAGAGAAAGACGGTATTACTTTTGAATGCGCCCTGCAGTGGAATGACAGTTATCACGAAAATGTACTGTGTTTTACCAACAACATTCCGCAGCGGGACGGCGGCACCCATCTGGCCGGGTTTCGGGCCGCGCTGACCCGCACCATCAATAGTTACGCAAACGAAACGGGTATTGCCAAGAAAGAGAAAGTGAACCTCAGCGGCGATGACGCCCGCGAAGGCCTGACCTGCGTGCTGTCGGTAAAAGTTCCGGACCCGAAATTTTCTTCACAGACCAAGGACAAGCTGGTGTCCTCCGAGGTTCGCCCGGTGGTGGAAAGCCTGCTCAATGAAAAGCTCGGCCAGTGGTTCGAAGAGCATCCCGCCGACGCCAGGAATATCATCGGCAAGATTGTCGAGGCCGCGGCCGCCCGTGAAGCGGCCCGCAAGGCCCGTGAACTGACCCGGCGCAAGGGCGCGCTGGACATTTCCTCCCTGCCCGGCAAGCTGGCCGACTGTCAGGAACGGGACCCGGCCAAGGCGGAACTGTTCCTGGTGGAGGGTGACTCCGCCGGCGGCTCCGCCAAACAGGGCCGCGACCGGTCCAATCAGGCGATCCTGCCGCTCAAGGGTAAAATCCTCAATGTGGAGCGGGCCCGATTCGACCGCATGCTGGCCTCGGCCGAGATCGGCACCCTGATCACCGCGCTCGGCACCGGTATCGGGCGGGACGATTTCAATCTGGAAAAGCTGCGCTACCACAAGATCATTATCATGACCGACGCCGATGTGGACGGCGCTCATATCCGCACCCTGCTGCTCACCTTCTTCTACCGGCAGATGCCCGAACTTCTGGAAAACGGCTATCTTTATATTGCCCAGCCGCCGCTCTACAAGGTCAGCCGCGGCAAGTCCGAGGTTTACCTGAAGGACGATCCGGCGCTGGAGGAATATCTGATCAGCCAGTCGCTGGAGGACATGACCCTGATCCTGGAAGGCGGCGAACAGATTGCCGGCAATGATCTGGTCGATCTGGTGGAAAACATCCGCCAGAGCTGCCGGGCGCTGGACCGGGTGCCGCAGAAATATAACCGGGAACTGGTTGAAGAGCTGGCCATTGTCGGCGGCCTGAACGGCCAGGCCCTGGGCGACGACAAGCTGGCGAAGGAAGCCATCGCCAAGGTGGTGGCCCGCATGAACGGCAAGGCATCAGAGGGCGAGGACAACTGGCAGGGCCGTCTGGACGAAGAGGAAGGCGGCATCGTCTTTACCAATGAAATCCGCGGCATCAAGGATGTCTACCGGCTGGACCGCGCCTTTATTGAATCCGTCGAGGCCCGCCGCCTGGATGAAACCACCCGCGCCCGCCGCGATGTCTTTGCCGCCCCGTCCACCATTACCCGCAAGGACGACCGGCATGCAATTACCCTGCCCAGCGACCTGCTGGGTGTGATTCTGTCCTATGGCCGCAAAGGCCTCTCCATCCAGCGCTATAAAGGACTGGGTGAAATGAATCCGGATCAGCTGTGGGAAACCACCCTGGATCCGGAAGCCCGGACCCTGCTGCAGGTGAAGGTGGATCACGGCGATACGGCCGACGAGATCTTTACCAAGCTGATGGGCGATGTGGTGGAGCCGCGCCGGGAGTTCATTCAGGACAACGCGCTCAATGTGGCCAACCTGGACGTCTGA
- a CDS encoding transglycosylase domain-containing protein, whose amino-acid sequence MASSRDQKKPEKSRKKRRDSRRAEIAGKPGKKPPRKGLAKFFYGLMVVLVWAVILLIPVTLYYAHDLPDVTDIEATPGRDTVMILDQEGEILASYGNVYGEWLDMEDIPAEFVQALVATEDRRFFGHFGIDIRGLARAVWQNLSNRSLVEGGSTITQQLAKNLFLSSEKTVKRKIQEMLLSFWLEMNFSKEEILTIYANRVYFGAGAYGIDAAARTYFGHDARNLSLTEAAMLAGVLKGPALYSPFRDLQRAYQRTEEVLDNMVDASFIKRETAERAKKADVNIAGAAATGDFRYYTDWIFEQIPDLIGQPTEPIVVYTTLKQNTQMKAAGAVQQIMDREGVTRNASQAALVSMDPDGAVRAMIGGRDYGQSQFNRVSQARRQPGSAFKLFVYLAALERGLTPQTTMRDSPVILDGWEPGNYTGDYLGEITLETAFANSINTVAVKLAEKINRRNVSAMARRLGITTPIVEEPSMALGTSEVSLLEMTAAYAAVFNGGYKVVPYGILEIQNSAGQILYRHMPGPPEQVLAPATAQTMQEMLARVVTEGTAKAARMDFPVAGKTGTTQSYKDALFIGAGLDTVNGVWVGNDDASAMNKVTGGGTPARIWKNFMLRVSLDRNDATLVTPNVSPRTKPGNQ is encoded by the coding sequence ATGGCCAGTAGCAGAGATCAGAAAAAGCCGGAGAAAAGCAGGAAGAAACGGCGGGACTCCCGCCGGGCTGAAATTGCCGGAAAGCCGGGCAAGAAACCGCCGCGCAAGGGCCTGGCCAAATTTTTTTACGGGCTGATGGTGGTTCTGGTCTGGGCGGTAATCCTGCTAATTCCCGTCACGCTCTATTATGCCCACGACCTGCCGGATGTCACGGATATTGAGGCTACCCCCGGTCGCGACACGGTGATGATCCTCGACCAAGAGGGCGAGATTCTCGCCTCCTATGGCAATGTCTATGGCGAATGGCTGGACATGGAGGACATTCCTGCTGAATTTGTCCAGGCCCTGGTGGCGACGGAAGACCGGCGGTTTTTTGGCCATTTTGGCATTGATATCAGGGGGCTGGCCCGGGCGGTCTGGCAGAATCTGTCCAACCGCAGCCTGGTTGAAGGCGGCAGCACCATTACCCAGCAACTGGCGAAAAACCTGTTCCTGTCATCGGAAAAAACGGTGAAGCGGAAGATCCAGGAAATGCTGCTGTCCTTCTGGCTGGAAATGAATTTTTCCAAAGAGGAAATTCTCACCATTTATGCGAACCGGGTCTATTTCGGCGCCGGGGCCTACGGGATCGATGCGGCGGCCCGCACCTATTTCGGCCATGACGCGCGTAATCTCAGCCTGACCGAGGCGGCCATGCTGGCCGGCGTGCTCAAGGGGCCGGCGCTTTATTCCCCGTTCCGCGACCTGCAGCGGGCCTATCAGAGAACGGAAGAGGTGCTGGACAATATGGTCGACGCCTCTTTCATCAAGCGGGAGACGGCGGAGCGGGCGAAAAAGGCGGATGTGAATATTGCCGGCGCGGCCGCCACCGGTGATTTCAGATATTACACCGACTGGATCTTTGAGCAGATTCCGGACCTGATCGGCCAGCCCACCGAACCCATTGTCGTCTATACCACCCTCAAGCAGAACACCCAGATGAAGGCCGCCGGGGCGGTGCAGCAGATCATGGACCGGGAAGGGGTGACCCGCAACGCCAGCCAGGCGGCGCTGGTGTCCATGGACCCGGACGGGGCGGTGCGCGCCATGATCGGCGGGCGGGATTACGGGCAAAGCCAGTTTAACCGGGTGAGCCAGGCCCGGCGCCAGCCCGGTTCCGCCTTCAAGCTGTTTGTCTATCTGGCGGCCCTGGAGCGGGGGCTCACGCCCCAGACCACCATGCGGGATTCACCGGTTATTCTCGATGGCTGGGAGCCGGGCAACTATACCGGGGACTATCTGGGCGAAATCACTCTGGAGACCGCCTTCGCCAATTCCATCAACACAGTGGCGGTGAAGCTGGCGGAAAAAATCAACCGCCGCAACGTGTCCGCCATGGCGCGCCGCCTGGGGATCACCACGCCCATTGTCGAGGAGCCCAGCATGGCGCTCGGCACCTCGGAAGTCTCCCTGCTGGAAATGACGGCAGCCTATGCCGCGGTGTTTAACGGCGGCTACAAGGTGGTCCCTTACGGCATCCTGGAAATTCAGAACAGCGCCGGCCAGATTCTCTATCGCCACATGCCGGGACCGCCGGAGCAGGTTCTGGCGCCGGCAACGGCGCAGACCATGCAGGAAATGCTGGCCCGGGTGGTGACCGAGGGGACCGCCAAGGCGGCCCGGATGGACTTTCCCGTTGCCGGCAAGACCGGCACGACCCAGAGTTACAAGGATGCCCTGTTTATCGGCGCCGGCCTCGACACTGTCAACGGGGTCTGGGTCGGTAATGATGACGCCTCCGCCATGAACAAGGTCACCGGTGGCGGTACGCCGGCCCGG
- the recF gene encoding DNA replication/repair protein RecF (All proteins in this family for which functions are known are DNA-binding proteins that assist the filamentation of RecA onto DNA for the initiation of recombination or recombinational repair.), with the protein MPPRVAVERLLLTDFRSYECADIRPDGRNAVFIGPNGAGKTNLLEAVSFLAPGRGLRQCKLSQATRLGAAGPWAVAGRLATPDGEMEVGTGLAPRNGAAPFAENVEEGADRRIVRIDGETVSSPAVLGDFIQVTWLTPQMDRLFLEAASGRRRFLDRIVAGFHPGHSREVNAFEKVMRDRNRLLSEGSADGSWLAALEARMAEHGVAIAAARLQALDHLAGAIEVSTSSFPRAHLSLDGELESGLRERPAVEVEEGYAEILARMRGQDSRAGRTLAGPHRTDLLVRHVAKDMPAELCSTGEQKALLIGITLASARLTALHFGAAPVLLLDEVAAHLDEMRRSALFDELWAIGSQVWMTGTDRSLFESLGDRAAIYRVDDGRIVKAL; encoded by the coding sequence TTGCCGCCGAGAGTGGCAGTGGAGCGGTTGCTGCTGACGGATTTCCGGTCTTACGAGTGTGCGGACATTCGTCCCGACGGCCGCAATGCGGTCTTCATCGGTCCCAACGGCGCCGGCAAGACCAATCTCCTGGAGGCGGTGTCCTTCCTGGCGCCCGGTCGCGGGCTCAGGCAGTGCAAGCTGTCCCAGGCGACGCGCCTTGGCGCTGCCGGCCCCTGGGCGGTGGCGGGACGGCTGGCCACCCCGGACGGGGAGATGGAGGTGGGCACAGGCCTCGCGCCCCGTAATGGCGCAGCGCCTTTTGCCGAGAATGTGGAAGAAGGCGCGGACCGGCGCATTGTACGCATCGACGGGGAAACTGTGTCCAGCCCGGCCGTGCTCGGGGATTTTATCCAGGTGACCTGGCTGACCCCGCAGATGGACCGGTTGTTTCTGGAAGCGGCTTCCGGACGCCGGCGTTTTCTCGACCGGATTGTCGCCGGGTTCCACCCGGGGCATAGCCGGGAAGTGAATGCCTTTGAAAAGGTGATGCGGGACCGTAACCGCCTGCTGTCCGAGGGCTCTGCCGACGGTTCCTGGCTGGCGGCGCTGGAAGCCCGGATGGCGGAACATGGTGTCGCCATTGCCGCCGCGCGACTGCAGGCGCTGGACCATCTGGCCGGCGCCATCGAGGTCAGCACCTCAAGTTTTCCGCGGGCGCATCTGTCCCTGGACGGGGAACTGGAAAGCGGCCTCAGGGAGCGGCCGGCGGTGGAGGTGGAAGAAGGATATGCGGAAATCCTGGCCCGGATGCGCGGGCAGGACAGCCGCGCCGGCCGCACACTGGCCGGGCCGCACCGCACCGACCTGTTGGTGCGCCATGTGGCGAAGGATATGCCGGCGGAGCTTTGCTCCACCGGGGAACAGAAGGCCCTGCTGATCGGGATTACCCTGGCCAGCGCCCGCCTGACGGCGCTCCATTTCGGGGCGGCGCCGGTGTTGCTGCTGGACGAGGTGGCGGCCCATCTCGACGAGATGCGGCGTAGCGCCCTGTTCGATGAACTTTGGGCGATCGGCTCGCAGGTCTGGATGACCGGCACCGATCGCAGCCTGTTTGAAAGCCTGGGGGACCGGGCGGCGATCTACCGGGTGGATGACGGCCGGATCGTAAAAGCATTGTAA
- a CDS encoding PAS domain-containing protein — translation MAAHFNQLAHELANDNIQPLQDYVVQRGLPRPVIRKNPELGTLPCQKIRYAYQYWIAQKAETGTTPGRDSIRPSRLGIALGNVSLLESIDDGRDYKYRLYGSNIAHFARQDLQGMRLTELAARFPNKKYNDGEFHLAIYQYCQASAIPCYAEYASPARQERSAWQWRRLTLPLADNKGNITMLLNCMTAIPLPTEAAHGTVGRQTKSIA, via the coding sequence ATGGCGGCTCATTTTAACCAGCTGGCCCACGAACTGGCCAATGACAATATCCAGCCCCTGCAGGACTATGTGGTCCAGCGGGGTCTGCCCAGGCCGGTGATCCGGAAGAATCCGGAGCTGGGTACTCTGCCCTGCCAGAAAATCCGCTATGCCTATCAGTATTGGATCGCCCAGAAAGCGGAGACCGGCACAACCCCCGGCCGGGACAGCATCCGGCCCTCAAGACTGGGCATCGCGCTGGGCAATGTTTCTCTCCTGGAATCCATCGACGACGGCCGCGACTATAAATATCGCCTCTATGGTTCAAACATCGCCCATTTTGCACGACAGGACCTGCAGGGCATGAGGCTGACCGAACTAGCCGCCAGGTTCCCGAACAAAAAATACAACGACGGCGAATTTCATCTGGCCATCTACCAATATTGCCAGGCCTCGGCCATCCCCTGTTATGCGGAATATGCCAGCCCGGCGCGGCAGGAAAGATCAGCCTGGCAATGGCGGCGCCTGACCCTGCCCCTCGCGGACAACAAAGGCAACATCACCATGCTGTTGAACTGCATGACGGCTATTCCGCTGCCGACCGAGGCCGCGCACGGGACTGTGGGCCGTCAGACTAAATCGATCGCCTGA